The Staphylococcus carnosus genome has a segment encoding these proteins:
- a CDS encoding NUDIX hydrolase, whose amino-acid sequence MDLTEKTLSKKNIYSGKIIDVDVDEVLLPNGETSKREIVNHTGAVAVCALTPENKVVFVKQYRKPVEKVLLEIPAGKLEEGEDPKEAAHRELEEETGYIAKDLELIADVYTSPGFANEKISIYFTDELSKGNVHLDPDEFVEQVELSIDEINDLVTNLKITDAKTLIALQHLLSIYNHSN is encoded by the coding sequence ATGGACTTAACAGAGAAAACACTTAGTAAAAAGAATATATATTCTGGAAAAATCATCGATGTTGATGTAGATGAAGTTTTATTGCCGAATGGTGAAACTTCTAAACGTGAAATCGTTAATCACACTGGAGCTGTAGCAGTGTGCGCACTTACACCTGAAAACAAAGTCGTTTTTGTAAAACAATATCGTAAACCGGTTGAAAAGGTATTACTTGAAATACCTGCTGGGAAATTAGAAGAGGGGGAAGACCCTAAAGAAGCCGCACATCGCGAATTAGAAGAAGAAACAGGCTATATCGCAAAGGATTTAGAATTAATTGCTGATGTTTATACTTCACCAGGATTTGCAAATGAGAAAATATCTATCTATTTCACTGATGAATTAAGCAAAGGAAATGTTCATTTAGACCCAGATGAATTTGTTGAACAAGTTGAGTTGAGTATTGATGAAATCAACGATTTGGTTACAAATTTAAAAATTACAGATGCTAAAACTTTAATCGCGCTTCAGCATCTATTATCAATTTATAATCATTCTAATTAA
- a CDS encoding Fur family transcriptional regulator, translating to MEERLKCVKQQLQQSSYKLTPQREATLRVLIENESDHLSAEDVYLKVKDKAPEIGLATVYRTLELLAELKIVDKINFGDGVSRFDLKKEGEKHFHHHLVCMECGKVEEIAEDLLPKVEERVENEFNFKILDHRLTFHGICSECQQKKKEV from the coding sequence GTGGAAGAACGATTAAAATGCGTGAAGCAACAATTACAACAATCATCCTATAAATTAACTCCACAGCGTGAGGCAACATTAAGAGTATTGATTGAAAATGAATCTGATCATCTTAGTGCTGAAGATGTTTACTTAAAAGTGAAAGATAAAGCGCCAGAAATCGGATTAGCAACTGTTTATAGAACGTTGGAGCTACTTGCTGAACTGAAAATCGTTGATAAAATCAACTTTGGTGATGGTGTGTCACGATTTGATTTGAAAAAAGAAGGCGAAAAACATTTCCATCATCATTTAGTTTGTATGGAATGTGGAAAAGTTGAGGAAATTGCTGAAGATTTATTGCCAAAAGTTGAAGAACGCGTAGAAAATGAATTTAACTTTAAAATTTTAGATCATCGTCTTACTTTTCACGGTATTTGCAGCGAATGCCAGCAAAAGAAGAAAGAAGTTTGA
- a CDS encoding aldo/keto reductase, whose amino-acid sequence MQKNVLKSGLEISELGLGCMSLGTKKKHAQAIIERAIELGITYFDTADMYDKGINEKLVGEILKPYQNTHDIVIGTKVGNHLKDDGTTFWDPSKKHIKESVKQSLKNLGVDELDLYQLHGGTIDDPLDETISAFDELKKEGLIRAYGISSIRPNVINYYLEHSDIDTWMAQFNLIDNRPEDLIQAAHKKGVKVLARGPVFKGLLTASSNQVLDDKFEDGIFDYNYQDLGSTIASLKEIEHNLTALTFNYLRSQDVLGSIIAGASSVEQLEENVNNLNIDLDFNRIQAARKRVKDLHYTNHLN is encoded by the coding sequence ATGCAAAAGAATGTTTTAAAGAGTGGTTTAGAGATATCTGAATTAGGATTAGGGTGCATGAGTTTAGGTACAAAAAAAAAGCATGCACAAGCTATTATAGAACGTGCTATTGAATTAGGAATTACTTATTTTGATACAGCTGATATGTATGATAAAGGGATAAATGAAAAATTAGTCGGTGAAATTTTAAAACCATATCAAAATACACACGATATTGTGATTGGAACGAAAGTAGGAAATCATCTCAAGGATGATGGAACAACATTTTGGGATCCATCTAAAAAACACATAAAAGAAAGTGTCAAACAATCTCTTAAAAACTTAGGTGTGGATGAATTGGATTTATATCAATTACATGGGGGTACAATTGATGATCCTTTAGATGAAACGATAAGTGCTTTTGATGAATTGAAAAAAGAAGGACTTATTCGTGCATATGGTATTTCTTCTATCAGACCTAATGTCATTAATTACTATTTAGAACATAGTGATATTGATACATGGATGGCTCAATTTAATCTTATTGATAATCGACCTGAAGATTTAATTCAAGCTGCACATAAAAAAGGTGTAAAAGTTCTAGCTCGCGGTCCTGTTTTCAAAGGACTTTTGACAGCCTCAAGTAATCAAGTTTTAGATGATAAATTTGAAGATGGTATTTTTGATTATAATTATCAAGATCTCGGCAGTACAATCGCATCTTTAAAAGAAATTGAACATAACCTAACAGCATTAACATTTAATTATCTGCGTTCACAAGATGTATTAGGCTCTATTATTGCTGGAGCAAGCAGCGTGGAACAACTCGAAGAAAATGTAAATAATTTAAACATCGATTTAGATTTTAACCGTATCCAAGCAGCACGCAAGCGAGTTAAAGATCTTCACTATACTAATCATTTAAATTAA
- the proC gene encoding pyrroline-5-carboxylate reductase — protein MKIVFYGSGNMAHAIFSGIIDSNVIDPNDIYITNRSNEAVLKGYADELGVNYSYDDAALLADADFVFLGTKPYDFESLADRIRPYITDRNKFISIMAGISIQYIRKELGHDNPIARIMPNTNAQVGHSVTGLSFSKNYPETDRQKVVDIVNAFGSEMEVQEDALHQVTAITGSGPAFLYHVFEKYVDAGVRLGLDKEEVEESIRNLIIGTGKMIERSDLSMEQLRQNVTSKGGTTQAGLDALSKHDIEGIFEDCFNAAVKRSKELSNKQ, from the coding sequence ATGAAAATTGTATTTTATGGTTCAGGCAACATGGCACATGCTATTTTTTCAGGCATCATTGATTCAAATGTGATTGACCCTAACGATATATATATTACGAATCGTTCTAATGAAGCGGTACTTAAGGGGTATGCTGATGAGCTGGGAGTGAATTACAGCTATGATGATGCTGCTTTATTAGCAGATGCAGATTTTGTATTTTTAGGTACTAAACCTTATGATTTTGAATCTTTAGCTGACCGTATTCGCCCTTATATTACTGACCGTAATAAGTTTATTTCTATAATGGCAGGTATTTCCATTCAGTATATCCGGAAAGAGTTAGGTCATGATAATCCTATTGCACGTATTATGCCTAATACTAATGCGCAAGTAGGTCACTCAGTAACTGGATTAAGTTTTTCAAAAAATTATCCAGAAACTGACCGCCAGAAAGTAGTCGATATTGTTAATGCATTCGGATCAGAGATGGAAGTGCAAGAAGATGCATTGCATCAAGTGACAGCGATAACTGGAAGCGGTCCAGCTTTCTTATATCACGTGTTTGAAAAATATGTAGATGCTGGTGTAAGACTCGGATTAGATAAAGAAGAAGTTGAAGAATCAATTAGAAATTTAATTATTGGTACTGGAAAAATGATTGAAAGATCAGATTTGAGTATGGAACAACTAAGACAAAACGTTACTTCCAAAGGCGGTACAACACAAGCAGGTCTAGATGCACTATCAAAACATGATATTGAGGGCATTTTTGAAGACTGTTTCAACGCAGCAGTTAAAAGAAGTAAAGAACTTTCCAATAAACAATAA
- the xerD gene encoding site-specific tyrosine recombinase XerD: METNYDVVIEEYLKFIQIEKGLSANTIGAYRRDLNKYKEYLVLKKINNIDFIDREIIQQCLGYLHDDGHSAKSIARFISTVRSFHQFALRERYAAKDPTVLIETPKYERRLPDVLDVEDVLALLETPDLSKNNGYRDRTILELLYATGMRVTELIHVRVEDVNLIMGFVRVFGKGSKERIIPLGETVIDYLKKYIETVRPQLLKQTVTDVLFLNLHGKPLSRQGIWKLIKQYGVKANIKKKLTPHSLRHSFATHLLENGADLRAVQEMLGHSDISTTQLYTHVSKSQIRKMYNEFHPRA; this comes from the coding sequence ATGGAAACAAATTATGATGTTGTTATTGAAGAATATTTAAAATTCATTCAAATTGAAAAAGGATTAAGTGCTAATACGATTGGTGCTTATAGAAGAGATTTGAATAAATACAAAGAGTATTTAGTATTAAAAAAGATTAATAATATAGATTTTATTGATCGAGAGATTATTCAACAATGTTTAGGATATTTACATGATGACGGTCATTCCGCAAAATCAATTGCGCGTTTTATTTCAACAGTAAGAAGTTTCCATCAATTTGCGTTGAGAGAACGTTATGCAGCTAAAGATCCTACTGTATTGATTGAAACACCTAAATACGAGCGCCGGTTACCTGACGTATTAGATGTAGAGGACGTTCTTGCTTTACTTGAAACGCCGGATTTATCTAAAAATAACGGTTATCGAGATCGAACAATTCTGGAATTATTATATGCGACAGGTATGCGTGTAACGGAATTGATACATGTTCGTGTAGAAGATGTCAATTTGATTATGGGATTTGTACGGGTTTTCGGTAAGGGTAGCAAAGAACGTATCATCCCTTTAGGCGAAACTGTCATCGATTATTTGAAAAAATACATTGAAACAGTACGTCCTCAATTGTTAAAACAAACAGTAACAGATGTATTATTTTTAAACCTTCATGGTAAACCATTATCAAGACAGGGAATTTGGAAACTTATAAAGCAATATGGTGTTAAAGCAAATATTAAAAAGAAATTAACACCTCACTCACTTCGCCACTCGTTTGCGACACATTTGCTTGAAAATGGTGCTGATTTAAGAGCTGTACAAGAAATGTTAGGACATTCGGATATTTCTACAACTCAACTCTATACACATGTTTCAAAATCACAAATCAGAAAAATGTATAATGAATTCCATCCAAGAGCCTGA
- the gndA gene encoding NADP-dependent phosphogluconate dehydrogenase: MTQQIGVVGLAVMGKNLAWNIESRGYSVSVYNRSKEKTEQMVEESKGKNIHPTYSLEEFVNSLERPRKILLMVKAGPATDATIEGLLPLLDDGDILIDGGNTNYQDTIRRNKALAESGINFIGTGVSGGEVGALTGPSIMPGGQKEAYDKVSDILEAISAKADDGAPCVTYIGPDGAGHYVKMVHNGIEYADMQLIAESYSLMKDALHMSHTEIAKTFKEWNKGELDSYLIEITGEIFNKLDEDGTPLVEKVMDKAGQKGTGKWTSINALELGVPLTIITESVFARFISSMKEERIEASKHLEGPSPKFNGNKEEFLEKIRKALYMSKICSYAQGFAQMRKASEEHNWNLQLGDLAMIWRAGCIIRARFLQKIKDAYDNNSELQNLLLDPYFTDVVTNYQSALRDVVAESVANGIPTPGFAASINYYDSYRSENLPANLIQAQRDYFGAHTYQRKDQEGTFHTHWAEEK; this comes from the coding sequence ATGACGCAACAAATAGGTGTAGTCGGCTTAGCCGTAATGGGTAAAAACTTAGCTTGGAATATTGAATCAAGAGGATATTCAGTATCAGTTTACAATCGTTCAAAAGAAAAAACTGAACAAATGGTTGAAGAATCTAAAGGAAAAAATATTCACCCCACATATTCTTTAGAAGAATTTGTTAACTCTTTAGAACGACCTCGCAAAATTTTATTGATGGTTAAAGCAGGACCTGCAACTGACGCAACTATTGAAGGTTTATTACCATTATTAGATGATGGCGATATTTTAATTGACGGTGGTAATACAAATTACCAAGATACAATCCGTCGTAACAAAGCATTAGCTGAAAGTGGTATTAATTTCATTGGTACTGGTGTTTCCGGCGGAGAGGTTGGTGCGTTAACAGGACCTTCTATCATGCCTGGCGGTCAGAAAGAAGCATATGATAAAGTTTCTGATATCTTAGAAGCTATTTCTGCAAAAGCTGATGACGGTGCTCCTTGCGTAACTTATATCGGACCTGATGGTGCTGGTCATTATGTAAAAATGGTTCACAATGGTATCGAATATGCCGATATGCAATTAATCGCTGAAAGTTATTCTTTGATGAAAGATGCTTTGCATATGTCTCATACTGAAATTGCTAAAACATTTAAAGAATGGAACAAAGGTGAGCTAGATAGTTACTTGATTGAAATTACTGGAGAAATCTTTAATAAATTAGATGAAGATGGTACACCTTTAGTTGAAAAAGTAATGGACAAAGCAGGACAAAAAGGTACAGGAAAATGGACTTCTATCAACGCACTAGAATTGGGAGTTCCATTGACAATTATTACAGAATCAGTATTTGCTCGCTTTATTTCTTCAATGAAAGAAGAGCGTATCGAAGCTTCTAAACATTTAGAAGGACCATCTCCTAAATTTAATGGTAATAAAGAAGAGTTCTTAGAAAAAATTCGCAAAGCATTATATATGAGTAAAATTTGTTCATATGCTCAAGGATTTGCTCAAATGCGTAAAGCAAGTGAAGAGCATAACTGGAACTTACAACTCGGCGACTTAGCAATGATTTGGAGAGCCGGATGTATTATTCGTGCAAGATTCTTACAAAAAATCAAAGATGCATATGATAATAATTCAGAACTTCAAAATTTACTACTTGATCCATATTTCACTGACGTTGTTACAAACTATCAATCAGCACTACGTGATGTTGTAGCTGAAAGTGTTGCAAATGGTATTCCAACTCCTGGTTTTGCAGCAAGCATCAACTATTATGATAGTTATCGTTCAGAAAACTTACCAGCAAACTTAATACAAGCTCAACGTGATTATTTTGGTGCTCACACATATCAACGTAAAGACCAAGAAGGTACATTCCACACTCATTGGGCAGAAGAAAAATAA
- a CDS encoding AraC family transcriptional regulator has product MDVIKQIQQAIVYIEDRIIEPFHLQDLSDYVGLSPMHLDQSFKMIVGQSPSEYAKARKLTKAAEDVIQGSYRLVDIAKKYHYKDTNEFANDFSDYHGVSPIQAKIKQDELQMQKRLYIKISTTDRPPYTYRLETSDAYTLVGHARFINTEDLSNPFVVADFIEELLNDGRIEELQKYNDISPHELFIVKCPLDNGAEIFAGVPSERYPAHLESRYLPSRQYAKFNLQGEIDFAVNEAWHYIETRLQLTLPYEHNSLYVEIYPFNISFEDPFTKIQLWIPIDPDVNNE; this is encoded by the coding sequence TTGGACGTTATCAAGCAAATACAGCAGGCAATTGTTTATATCGAAGATCGAATTATTGAGCCTTTCCATTTGCAAGATTTAAGTGATTACGTCGGTCTTTCTCCAATGCATCTTGATCAATCATTTAAAATGATTGTTGGACAGTCTCCCAGTGAATATGCTAAAGCAAGAAAACTTACAAAAGCTGCCGAAGATGTAATACAAGGCTCATATCGTTTAGTGGATATTGCTAAAAAATATCATTATAAAGATACAAATGAATTTGCTAATGATTTTAGTGATTATCATGGAGTTTCTCCAATTCAGGCGAAGATAAAACAAGATGAATTGCAAATGCAAAAGCGACTATATATAAAAATCTCTACTACGGATCGTCCTCCCTATACATATCGTTTAGAAACTTCAGATGCATATACATTGGTAGGACATGCACGATTCATTAATACTGAGGATTTAAGCAATCCATTTGTGGTAGCAGATTTTATAGAAGAGTTGTTAAATGATGGTAGAATTGAAGAATTACAAAAATATAACGATATAAGTCCTCATGAGTTGTTTATTGTGAAATGCCCTTTAGATAATGGAGCTGAAATTTTTGCGGGTGTGCCAAGTGAGCGTTATCCTGCTCATTTAGAAAGTCGATATTTGCCTTCTAGACAATATGCAAAATTCAACTTGCAAGGTGAAATCGATTTTGCAGTTAACGAAGCATGGCACTATATTGAAACAAGGTTACAATTAACATTACCTTATGAACACAATAGCTTGTATGTAGAGATTTATCCTTTTAATATTTCTTTTGAAGACCCTTTCACTAAAATTCAATTATGGATTCCGATTGATCCAGATGTTAACAATGAGTAA
- the zwf gene encoding glucose-6-phosphate dehydrogenase: MSTKRKHIPCLITIFGATGDLSHRKLFPSLFHLYQQDNLDQHVAIIGIGRRDYSNDEFRKQVKASIQAHVKDTKHLDQFMEHVFYFKHDVSDEQSYDELLQFSNKLDSEFGLEGNRLFYLAMAPNFFGVVTDYLKSSGLTKTRGFKRLVIEKPFGSDLASAEKLNKQIRKSFKEEEIYRIDHYLGKDMVQNIEVLRFANAMFEPLWNNKYISNIQVTSSEVLGVEDRGGYYETSGALKDMVQNHMLQMVALLAMEPPISLNSADIRAEKVKVLKSLHPLGAEDVRTNFVRGQYGPGEINGQPVIGYREEERVADDSDTPTFVSGKVMIDNFRWAGVPFYIRTGKRMKRKSIQVVVEFKEVPMNLYYEKDKHLDSNLLVINIQPNEGVSLHLNAKKNVQGIETEPVQLSYSMSAQDKMNTVDAYENLLFDCLKGDATNFTHWEELKSTWKFVDAIQEEWDQVIPEFPNYKSGTNGPLDSELLLSRDGFHWWDDIH, from the coding sequence TTGAGTACAAAAAGAAAGCATATACCATGTTTGATTACAATATTTGGAGCTACTGGCGATTTAAGCCATCGTAAACTATTCCCATCTCTTTTCCACTTATACCAACAAGATAATTTAGATCAGCATGTAGCAATCATTGGTATTGGCCGACGAGATTATTCTAATGATGAATTTCGTAAACAAGTTAAAGCATCAATACAAGCTCACGTAAAAGATACAAAACACCTTGATCAATTTATGGAACATGTATTTTACTTTAAGCACGATGTAAGCGACGAGCAGAGTTATGATGAACTATTGCAATTTAGTAATAAATTAGACTCTGAATTCGGATTAGAAGGTAATCGCCTATTCTATTTAGCAATGGCACCTAATTTCTTTGGTGTAGTAACAGATTACTTAAAATCATCAGGATTAACTAAAACTCGTGGATTTAAACGTCTAGTTATTGAAAAACCATTTGGTAGCGATTTAGCATCTGCAGAGAAATTAAATAAACAAATCCGTAAGTCTTTTAAAGAAGAAGAAATTTATCGTATCGATCATTACTTAGGTAAAGATATGGTGCAAAATATTGAAGTATTAAGATTTGCGAATGCTATGTTCGAACCATTATGGAATAATAAATATATCTCAAATATTCAGGTGACTTCTTCAGAGGTTTTAGGCGTTGAAGATCGTGGCGGTTATTATGAAACAAGTGGCGCATTGAAAGACATGGTGCAAAATCACATGTTGCAAATGGTAGCATTATTGGCAATGGAGCCACCTATTAGTTTAAATAGTGCTGATATCCGCGCTGAAAAAGTAAAAGTATTGAAATCTCTGCATCCACTTGGTGCTGAAGACGTACGAACTAATTTTGTCAGAGGTCAATATGGTCCGGGTGAAATTAACGGTCAACCTGTAATTGGCTATAGAGAAGAAGAACGTGTAGCAGATGATTCAGATACCCCTACTTTTGTATCCGGAAAAGTTATGATTGATAATTTCCGTTGGGCTGGAGTGCCGTTTTACATTAGAACTGGTAAAAGAATGAAACGTAAATCAATCCAAGTTGTAGTTGAATTTAAAGAAGTACCAATGAACCTATATTATGAAAAAGATAAACACTTAGATTCAAATTTACTTGTTATCAATATTCAACCAAATGAAGGTGTTTCTTTACATTTAAATGCTAAGAAAAATGTACAAGGCATCGAAACAGAACCTGTACAACTTTCATATTCTATGAGTGCTCAAGATAAAATGAACACAGTAGATGCTTATGAAAACTTATTATTTGATTGTTTAAAAGGTGATGCGACAAACTTTACACATTGGGAAGAATTAAAATCAACATGGAAATTTGTAGATGCAATTCAAGAAGAGTGGGATCAAGTTATTCCAGAATTCCCTAACTACAAATCTGGAACAAATGGACCACTCGATAGTGAATTACTACTTAGTCGCGATGGTTTCCACTGGTGGGACGATATTCATTAA
- a CDS encoding SDR family NAD(P)-dependent oxidoreductase — translation MKNLIGKHFVITGGTSGLGYAITNAVLKKGAYVTLLVRNIDKFNKTYYPYNAHLLNAQVCNLNSRAAIKKLCFKKEAIDGLIHSAGLGYFKSIDAHEENEMIETYEINLINFNILLKQLAPYFTKHPYIVGISSLAAFSTQVHSGHYAASKAALNQVLNTYRLEHPNYQVMLVNTGPIHTPFHAKADPTLKYTAQVDNIMLDPDKLAEEIINNMLKNKSEVNRPKWLHALLKLYQLAPRTIEKTFPALFNNKKE, via the coding sequence ATGAAAAATTTAATCGGTAAACACTTTGTGATAACAGGCGGTACAAGCGGACTAGGCTATGCAATAACAAATGCTGTATTAAAAAAAGGCGCCTACGTGACTTTACTCGTTAGAAACATAGATAAATTCAACAAAACGTATTATCCGTATAATGCACATTTATTAAACGCACAAGTATGTAATTTAAATTCTCGTGCAGCTATAAAAAAACTCTGTTTTAAAAAAGAGGCAATTGACGGGTTAATACATAGTGCAGGTTTAGGTTATTTTAAATCCATAGATGCACATGAAGAAAATGAAATGATAGAGACATATGAAATTAATCTTATTAACTTTAACATACTGCTGAAACAACTCGCTCCATACTTTACAAAACATCCATATATCGTAGGCATAAGCAGTTTAGCTGCCTTTTCTACACAAGTACATAGCGGCCATTATGCTGCTAGTAAAGCGGCATTAAATCAAGTATTGAATACGTACCGTCTGGAACATCCGAATTATCAAGTTATGTTAGTCAATACTGGGCCAATACATACACCATTTCATGCGAAAGCAGATCCTACTTTAAAATATACAGCTCAGGTGGATAACATAATGTTAGATCCAGACAAACTTGCTGAAGAGATCATTAATAATATGTTGAAGAATAAATCTGAAGTTAATAGACCTAAATGGTTACATGCACTTCTTAAATTATACCAATTAGCACCAAGAACAATTGAAAAAACATTTCCAGCGTTATTTAACAATAAAAAAGAATGA
- the rnz gene encoding ribonuclease Z: MEITFFGTGAALPTKERNTQAIALNLDPYSNSIWLFDAGEGTQHQILHHSIKLGKINHIFITHMHGDHIYGLPGLLTSRSFQGGENKPLTIVGPRGIKNYVETTLQASLSRLNYPVTFIEIDDQLHYHHEGFTVSAYNLNHGVPSFGYRIEAPTTSGKIDVASLREIGMEPGPKYQEVKNSDSFIFNDKVYQSSDFKGEEKVGPKIAIFGDTMPCENELKLADNADLLVHEATYIDGDRSLADSHHHSHINDVLHLLEATNSKQALLNHISNRYNLSDIDVIYAELQNQYPNLKFKFVRDFDTFEI; the protein is encoded by the coding sequence ATGGAAATCACATTTTTCGGCACGGGTGCAGCATTGCCGACCAAAGAACGCAATACACAAGCAATAGCGCTCAACCTTGATCCTTACTCTAACTCTATTTGGCTCTTTGATGCAGGGGAAGGAACGCAACATCAAATATTACATCATTCTATAAAACTTGGTAAAATAAACCACATTTTTATCACACATATGCATGGTGATCATATATATGGATTGCCTGGACTATTAACTAGCCGTTCATTTCAGGGTGGTGAAAATAAACCATTAACTATCGTTGGCCCAAGAGGGATTAAAAATTATGTTGAAACAACGCTTCAAGCTTCACTATCTAGATTGAATTATCCAGTAACTTTTATAGAAATAGATGATCAATTGCATTACCATCATGAAGGGTTTACTGTATCTGCTTATAATTTAAATCATGGTGTCCCATCATTTGGTTATCGAATCGAAGCTCCCACAACATCTGGAAAAATAGATGTTGCTTCATTGCGTGAGATTGGTATGGAACCTGGTCCAAAATATCAAGAGGTTAAAAACTCCGACTCATTTATTTTCAATGATAAGGTTTATCAATCTTCTGACTTCAAAGGAGAGGAAAAAGTAGGACCGAAAATTGCAATTTTTGGAGACACAATGCCTTGTGAAAATGAGCTTAAGCTAGCAGATAACGCTGATTTATTAGTGCATGAAGCTACATATATTGATGGGGATAGATCCTTAGCAGATAGTCACCATCATAGTCATATCAATGACGTTTTACATTTGCTTGAAGCAACTAATTCAAAACAAGCATTATTAAATCATATAAGCAACCGATATAATCTAAGTGATATAGATGTCATTTATGCAGAATTACAAAACCAATATCCAAATCTAAAATTTAAATTTGTAAGAGATTTTGATACTTTTGAAATATGA
- a CDS encoding M20/M25/M40 family metallo-hydrolase, translated as MINKQRLLDTFLELVQIDSETGHEELIQPILKEKFENLGLAVKEDHASEQNGLGANNLICTLPPYNTNDEQIDKIYFTSHMDTVIPGINVKPIVKDDGYIYSDGTTVLGADDKAGLAAIFELIRSLKENNIRHGQIQFVITVGEESGLLGAKALNSDLLDAKFGYAVDASSPVGTTVLGAPTQMKIAAVIHGKKAHASTPNKGVSAINIAAKAVSRMKLGQIDDETTANIGNFHGGSVTNIVADEVTLHAEARSHSKQKIIDQIHHMEEIFKTTAEEYGCTADVEIEESYQGFEVSKEAEVTQIAIKSAEKLGLSGNTVISGGGSDGNIINALGIPTVILGIGYENIHTTEEKMEIKSLNLLAEQLIEIVKIVSNSK; from the coding sequence ATGATAAATAAACAACGTTTACTCGATACATTTTTAGAACTTGTACAAATTGATTCAGAAACAGGTCATGAAGAATTAATCCAACCTATTTTAAAAGAGAAATTTGAAAATTTAGGTCTAGCGGTTAAAGAAGACCATGCTAGTGAACAAAATGGGTTAGGTGCTAATAACTTAATATGTACTTTACCTCCATATAATACTAATGATGAACAAATTGATAAGATTTATTTCACAAGCCACATGGATACTGTAATTCCAGGTATTAATGTAAAACCGATTGTAAAAGATGATGGTTATATTTATTCTGATGGCACTACAGTATTAGGTGCAGACGATAAAGCAGGTCTAGCGGCAATTTTCGAATTAATTAGAAGTTTAAAAGAAAATAATATCAGACATGGACAGATTCAGTTTGTTATTACTGTTGGTGAAGAATCTGGTTTATTAGGTGCAAAAGCGTTAAATTCAGATTTATTGGATGCAAAATTCGGTTATGCAGTAGATGCAAGTTCTCCAGTTGGTACAACTGTTTTAGGAGCACCTACACAGATGAAAATAGCTGCAGTCATTCATGGAAAAAAAGCACATGCTAGTACACCAAATAAAGGTGTAAGTGCCATTAACATTGCTGCTAAAGCAGTAAGTAGAATGAAATTAGGTCAAATTGATGATGAAACAACAGCAAATATCGGCAATTTTCACGGTGGTTCAGTAACTAATATCGTTGCAGATGAAGTAACATTACATGCTGAAGCACGTTCTCATTCTAAACAAAAAATTATTGATCAAATTCATCATATGGAAGAAATATTCAAAACAACAGCCGAAGAATACGGATGCACTGCAGATGTAGAAATAGAAGAAAGTTATCAAGGATTCGAAGTTTCTAAAGAAGCTGAAGTTACTCAAATCGCAATTAAAAGTGCTGAAAAATTAGGTCTAAGCGGAAATACAGTCATTTCTGGCGGAGGTTCTGATGGTAATATTATAAACGCTTTAGGTATACCAACTGTAATTCTTGGAATCGGTTATGAAAACATTCATACAACTGAAGAAAAAATGGAGATAAAATCGTTAAATTTATTAGCTGAACAACTTATCGAAATTGTAAAAATTGTAAGTAATTCTAAGTAA